The following coding sequences lie in one Criblamydia sequanensis CRIB-18 genomic window:
- a CDS encoding 2-oxoglutarate dehydrogenase E1 component, translated as MKGQGFNPLEAGGMENIELLERYFENEKNLSLDPSWKSASQSLNPKDSSKALKPSLAKEGGLDSSREEKILRLIQAFRNYGHLAVNINPLSLESKSLPLQIEERLNEFSEKEDTALFPTYGLLKASHAPFKEIKERLYDIYCGKIGIEYTGSQNEELIDWLQNELETPELDLSLPIETKRIILDKLNHSELFEKFLHTKYVGQKRFSIEGGETLIPMMSLLVESAADYEVEEIAIGMAHRGRLNILCNILNKSYSEIFNEFEDRFVPNSFEGSGDVKYHKGFTATVTTTKNKKVIIDLTPNPSHLEAVCPVVTGLVRCKQDILKGKGVKEPQKKIIPVFIHGDAAIAGQGVVYETLQMYNLGGYKTGGTLHIVVNNQIGFTTLPQDGRSTTYATDIAKGFGAPVFHVNAEDPESCVLSVILALKIRQKFGIDVFIDLNCYRKYGHNEADEPAYTQPLEYQMIREKKGSRELYRDELIRHGFLEKEVALELEKEFQKALQEELELSKKQNPFKAESRLKQQEDQFKDSRSAMLKPIKTGVDEKVLKSLASKLTELPSDFKIHPKLKSLFKDRADSVLQHKEIDWGTGEYLALGSLLIEGVTIRLAGQDSGRGTFSHRHALLIDQEKGKPYIPLDNLEKEQGRLYLYNSFLSEYGALGFEYGYSIAKLDNLVIWEAQFGDFVNGAQVIIDQFLSSSEQKWGQRCNLVLFLPHGYEGQGPEHSSARMERFLNLSAENNQFVIYPTTPAQLFHMLRRHMLRNFPKPLIVFTPKGLLRHPQAVSSLQDFNKGSFEEVIDDPLAEENAEDLVFCSGRIYYDLLEEKKKREKTSMAICRIEQLYPLNVEKLEALIQKYKSVKRYSWVQEEPCNMGAFEYIQPRLESLLPEGIKINYYGRKRSASTATGSTTLHRLQLEEILGNLFSDSKPTIFDVAAKGAEKEKILREGRS; from the coding sequence ATGAAAGGACAAGGGTTTAATCCGCTCGAAGCCGGCGGAATGGAAAACATCGAGTTATTAGAGCGGTATTTTGAAAATGAAAAAAATTTATCTCTTGACCCTTCATGGAAATCAGCTTCCCAATCTTTAAATCCCAAAGACTCCTCAAAAGCATTAAAGCCAAGCCTTGCAAAAGAAGGCGGCTTGGATTCAAGTCGGGAAGAAAAAATTCTTCGTTTGATCCAAGCTTTTAGAAATTATGGACATTTGGCAGTCAACATCAATCCCCTAAGCCTTGAATCTAAGTCTCTTCCCTTGCAGATTGAGGAAAGGCTTAATGAATTTAGTGAAAAGGAAGATACGGCCCTTTTTCCGACTTATGGGTTGCTTAAAGCCTCTCATGCACCTTTTAAAGAGATTAAAGAGCGGCTTTACGACATTTACTGCGGAAAAATAGGCATCGAGTATACGGGCTCTCAAAATGAAGAATTAATCGATTGGCTGCAAAATGAACTGGAAACACCTGAGCTTGATCTTTCTCTCCCCATAGAAACCAAAAGAATAATTTTAGATAAGCTCAACCACTCGGAGCTATTTGAAAAGTTTTTACACACAAAGTATGTAGGCCAAAAAAGATTTTCAATAGAGGGCGGGGAAACGCTAATACCCATGATGTCTCTTTTAGTGGAATCTGCAGCCGATTATGAGGTGGAAGAAATTGCGATTGGAATGGCGCACCGCGGGCGATTAAATATTCTCTGCAATATTTTAAATAAATCATACTCTGAAATTTTTAATGAGTTTGAAGATCGCTTTGTTCCAAATAGCTTTGAAGGATCAGGAGATGTCAAATATCATAAAGGCTTTACAGCTACTGTGACGACCACAAAAAACAAAAAAGTCATTATCGATTTGACTCCCAATCCAAGTCATTTGGAAGCAGTATGTCCTGTTGTGACAGGTCTTGTTAGATGCAAGCAGGATATTTTGAAAGGAAAAGGGGTAAAAGAGCCGCAAAAAAAGATAATACCGGTTTTTATTCATGGAGATGCCGCAATTGCCGGCCAAGGGGTTGTGTATGAAACTTTGCAAATGTACAATCTCGGAGGCTATAAAACAGGCGGTACCCTTCATATTGTCGTAAATAATCAAATAGGCTTTACAACACTTCCCCAAGATGGCAGGTCAACCACCTATGCAACAGATATCGCTAAAGGGTTTGGCGCTCCGGTGTTTCATGTTAATGCAGAAGATCCTGAATCGTGTGTTTTAAGTGTTATTCTTGCTCTAAAAATAAGACAAAAATTTGGGATTGATGTTTTTATCGATCTTAATTGCTATAGAAAATACGGCCATAATGAAGCGGATGAGCCAGCTTACACCCAGCCCTTGGAATACCAGATGATACGAGAGAAAAAGGGATCACGAGAGCTTTACCGGGATGAATTGATCCGGCATGGCTTTCTTGAAAAGGAAGTGGCTTTAGAGCTCGAGAAAGAGTTTCAAAAAGCTTTGCAAGAAGAGCTTGAACTTTCTAAAAAACAAAATCCGTTTAAAGCGGAATCACGACTTAAACAGCAGGAAGATCAGTTTAAAGACAGTCGAAGCGCCATGTTAAAGCCGATAAAAACAGGGGTTGATGAAAAAGTTCTCAAAAGCCTTGCAAGCAAATTAACGGAACTTCCCTCCGATTTCAAGATCCATCCCAAGTTAAAATCTTTATTTAAAGATAGGGCTGATTCCGTTTTACAACATAAAGAAATCGATTGGGGAACAGGTGAATATCTGGCTTTAGGGTCTTTGCTTATAGAAGGCGTAACAATCAGACTTGCGGGCCAAGACTCCGGAAGAGGCACCTTTAGCCATAGACACGCTTTACTGATAGATCAAGAGAAAGGAAAACCGTATATTCCCTTAGATAATCTAGAAAAAGAGCAAGGGCGGCTGTATTTATATAATTCCTTTCTTTCCGAATATGGAGCCCTTGGATTTGAATATGGCTATAGCATTGCAAAACTAGACAATTTGGTCATATGGGAAGCTCAGTTTGGGGATTTTGTAAATGGCGCTCAAGTCATCATTGACCAGTTTTTATCTTCCTCGGAACAAAAATGGGGGCAAAGATGCAATTTAGTTCTTTTTCTTCCTCATGGCTATGAAGGTCAGGGGCCGGAACATTCTTCGGCCCGAATGGAACGCTTTCTTAATTTGTCGGCTGAAAACAATCAATTTGTGATTTACCCGACCACCCCGGCGCAACTATTTCATATGCTAAGAAGGCATATGTTAAGAAACTTCCCGAAGCCGCTTATTGTTTTTACCCCAAAAGGCCTCTTAAGACACCCTCAAGCTGTAAGCTCGCTTCAAGATTTTAACAAAGGCTCTTTTGAAGAAGTGATTGATGATCCTTTGGCTGAAGAAAATGCGGAAGACCTTGTTTTCTGTTCAGGCAGAATCTATTACGATTTGCTAGAAGAGAAGAAAAAGCGCGAAAAGACTTCCATGGCAATTTGTCGAATCGAGCAGCTTTACCCTTTAAATGTTGAAAAGTTAGAAGCTCTTATTCAAAAGTATAAGTCTGTCAAGCGCTATAGCTGGGTTCAAGAGGAGCCTTGCAATATGGGGGCCTTTGAATACATACAACCAAGGCTTGAAAGCCTTTTGCCTGAAGGCATAAAAATCAATTATTACGGAAGAAAGAGAAGCGCATCCACAGCTACCGGGTCGACTACTCTGCATCGTCTGCAACTAGAAGAAATTTTAGGAAACTTGTTTTCCGATTCTAAACCGACCATTTTTGATGTAGCTGCAAAAGGGGCTGAAAAGGAAAAAATTCTAAGGGAAGGCCGTTCATGA
- the odhB gene encoding 2-oxoglutarate dehydrogenase complex dihydrolipoyllysine-residue succinyltransferase, which yields MKIEIKVPAMGESISEATIGEIFKAPGSLLQMDDEILELETDKVNQSLFAKEAGRLELTVKKEDKVTVGQVIGFIDTEAKGNDAKTQETSKESKASKAVEKKEEVAKGSKKAISEAAPKEASSGKEVRISKEDFLKEEEDLQKKSSEEKPIERAAPLQDSQEGPLEARKNVQEEPFETRKKMSKIRRVIAERLVQAKQEIAMLTTFNEVDLFELMAIRERYKDVFLKKYGVKLGLMSFFVKAAIKALKAIPEVNAYIERDEIVYRNYYNIGVAVSLDNGLIVPVIKGADKLSFAEIEKKIVNLAEKAREGKLSVDDLQGGGFTITNGGIFGSLLSTPIVNPPQSAILGMHTIKKRPVALNDEIVIRPMMYLALSYDHRIIDGKEAVTFLVMIKEALEDPSRLLLDL from the coding sequence ATGAAGATAGAAATCAAAGTCCCTGCTATGGGAGAGTCCATATCCGAAGCGACCATCGGTGAAATTTTCAAAGCGCCGGGAAGCCTTTTACAAATGGATGATGAAATTCTTGAACTTGAAACTGATAAAGTTAACCAGTCCCTATTTGCAAAAGAAGCGGGGCGCCTTGAATTGACCGTTAAAAAAGAAGATAAGGTGACTGTCGGGCAAGTCATTGGCTTTATTGATACGGAAGCCAAAGGAAATGACGCTAAAACCCAAGAAACATCAAAAGAGAGTAAAGCAAGCAAGGCTGTTGAAAAAAAAGAAGAAGTTGCTAAGGGAAGTAAAAAAGCCATTTCTGAAGCTGCTCCAAAAGAAGCCTCTTCAGGAAAAGAAGTTCGCATCAGCAAAGAAGATTTCTTAAAAGAAGAAGAGGATCTTCAAAAAAAATCATCTGAAGAAAAACCAATAGAGCGGGCGGCACCTCTACAAGACTCTCAAGAAGGACCCTTAGAGGCTAGAAAAAACGTTCAAGAAGAGCCGTTTGAAACTAGAAAAAAAATGAGTAAAATTAGACGCGTCATAGCGGAGAGGCTTGTTCAAGCCAAGCAAGAAATTGCCATGCTGACAACGTTTAATGAGGTGGATCTTTTCGAGTTAATGGCTATTCGAGAGCGATATAAAGACGTTTTTCTAAAAAAATACGGGGTTAAGCTCGGTTTAATGAGCTTTTTTGTAAAAGCCGCCATTAAAGCTTTAAAAGCTATTCCTGAAGTGAACGCTTATATCGAAAGGGACGAAATCGTTTATCGCAATTACTATAATATAGGCGTGGCTGTATCCTTAGATAATGGGTTAATTGTTCCGGTTATTAAGGGGGCAGATAAGCTTTCTTTTGCCGAAATTGAAAAAAAAATTGTAAATCTTGCCGAAAAAGCAAGGGAAGGAAAGCTTTCGGTTGATGATCTCCAGGGAGGAGGCTTTACGATTACAAACGGCGGAATTTTTGGATCCCTTTTATCAACCCCCATCGTCAATCCCCCTCAAAGCGCTATTCTTGGTATGCATACGATTAAGAAAAGGCCGGTTGCCCTAAATGATGAGATTGTCATAAGACCCATGATGTATTTGGCTTTAAGTTATGACCATAGGATTATTGATGGAAAAGAAGCCGTCACCTTTCTTGTGATGATTAAAGAAGCGTTGGAAGACCCTTCTCGTCTACTATTGGATTTATAA